Below is a genomic region from Pseudomonas extremaustralis.
CCCGACCCGCCTGCTGCCGCAGACCTTCCGTGGCGCGTATCTGAAATCCCAGGAAATCGACGACCTGACGCTGCACCTCGGCTGGCTCGATCGTATCAACCTGCGCGACTCCACCAACTATCAAAAAATGTCGGTGGCTTCGCCCAACGGACGCTTCAAGGGCGCCGCCGAGTCGGACCGGTTTTCCTTTGTCGGTGGGGACTATGCCTGGTCGCCCCAACTGACGCTGAAGTACTACCACGCCGAACTGGCTGATCTGTATCGCAAAGACTTCTATGGTTTTGTCGACAACCACCCGATCGGGCCCGGCAGCCTCAAGAGCGACTTTCGCCTGTTTGTCACCGGCGAGGATGGCGCGGCCAAAGCCGGCCCGGTGGACAATCGCAACGCCGCGCTGATGCTGACGTACAGCCTCGGCGCCCACAAATTCGGCGCCGGCTACATGCAACTGACCGGCAAGACCGCCATGCCGTATCTGTTCGGCACAGAGCCATTGGTCATCACCGAAGGCACGCTGAGCTCGGAGTTTCTCAACCCCAAGGAGCGTAGTTGGCAGGTGCGCTATGACTACAACTTTGCCGCTCTGGGCCTGACCGGCCTTAACGGCATGCTGCGCTACGTCAGTGGCGACAACATCGAGTTGCCCAAACTGGGCGGCAGCAATCTGAAAGAAAGCGAAAAAGACATCGAGCTCAACTACGTGCTTCAGGGCACGCCCCTCAAAGGCCTGGTGCTGCGCGTGCGCAACGCATGGTACCGCAATGACTTCACCGCCCAGGCCAGCCATCGCGATGACAATGAGCTACGGGTGAACGTCGACTACACCTGGAAGCTCTGGTGAGGCACTGGCGATAATCGCCTCGCAGGCCGAGCGCAATGCCGGCCTGCAGCGGTGTTTTTCGACGCAAAAGTCCGACCTGGGCCACTCAGCCCAGATGGCAAAAAGTTGCACAGTAAAAAGCTGAAAAACCACCCCTAAATCCTCTGTAGCCCTTGATTTACAAGGGCTGCAACCAAATGCGCAAGAAGTTGCACAGCACTGTGCAACTTCTTGCGCACTTTTTCCCCTTTTTTCGCTGAAAAAAGCTGTTTTCCCCGCCTGAGTTTCGATAACTAATTGTTTTATATGGCAATTATTCTTATTGGCACGCTGTTTAATATGAAGACTCTCCCCAACGGGCAATTTCGCCCCTTGGGTACCTTCATTTTTCAAGCAAGGAGCACCTCCATGGCAACCCCCGCTTACATGTCCATCACCGGCACCAAACAAGGCCTGATCACCGCCGGGGCCTTCACCGCCGATTCAGTGGGCAACACCTATCAGGAAGGCCACGAAGACCAGGTCATGGTCCAGGGCTTCAGTCACGAAGTGATCATCCCGCGTGATCCGCAGTCCGGCCAACCCACCGGTCAGCGCGTGCACAAGCCCGTCAAGATCACCAAGGTCTTCGACAAATCCTCGCCGCTGCTGCTGGCGGCCCTGACCTCCGGCGAACGCCTGAGCGAAATCACCATCCAGTGGTACCGCACCTCGGCGGCCGGCACCCAGGAGCACTACTTCACCACCAAGCTCGAGGACGCAATCATCGTCGATATCAAAGACCACATGCACAACTGCCAGGACCCGGCGAACGCGCACTTCACCCACCTGGAGGATGTCGCGTTCACCTACCGCAAAATCACCTGGACCCACGAAGTGTCCGGCACTTCGGGCTCTGATGACTGGCGCGCGCCGGTCGTTGCCTAAGCCTGGCTGACCCCTGCGGGACATCGGCCAGTGCGGCTGGCCGATGTTGTTTTTTCGCTGCATGACAGAAGGAAAAAAGGATGTTCGCACCGGCCAACCAGACCCACTTCAGCCTCACCCTCGAAGACTTCACCGGCGACCTGCAAGTGCTGTCGTTCACCGGCACCGAAGGCATCAGCCAACCCTATCGCTTCGACGTCGAACTGGTCAGCGAAAAAGCCGACATCGACCTGGAAAAACTCCTGCACAAGCGGGCATTCCTGGCCTTCGACCCACAAGGCCACGGCGTACACGGCCAGGTCTACCGTGTCGCCCAAGGCGATGCCGGTAAGCGCCTGAGTCGCTACAGCCTCTCTCTGGTGCCACACCTGCAATACCTGCATCACCGCACCAACCAACGTATTTATCAGCAGATGTCGGCGCCGCAGATCATCGCCTTGATCCTCGAAGAGCACGGCATCCAAGGCGACGCCTACCGCTTCCACCTCGGCCAGCCGTGCCCGGACCGCGATTACTGCGTGCAATACGACGAAACCGATCTGCATTTCATCCAGCGCCTGTGTGAAGAAGAAGGCGTGCACTACCACTTCCAGCACAGCACCCGCGGCCACGTCTTGGTGTTCGGCGACGACCAGACCGTCTTTCCCAGACTCGGCCAACCCACCGCCTACATCCAAGGCAGCGGCCTGGTGGCCGACGAACCGGTGATCAAAGGCTTCAGCGTGCGCCTGGCCGCCCGCACCGGTCGCGTGACCCGTCGCGACTACGACTTTGAAAAGCCCAAACTGCAACTCGAGGCCGACTACAAATCCCACGGCGATGATCCCGGCCCCGACCTTGAAGACTACGACTACCCCGGCCGCTTTCTCACACGCGACCGTGGCAACGTCCTCAGCCAACGCGCCGTCGAGCGCCACCGTGCCGACTATCAACAGGCAGAAGGCTGGGGCGACCAGACCACACTGACCAGTGGCCACTTCCTGCAACTCTCCGATCACCCACGTAAAGCCTGGAACGACCTGTGGCTGCTGACCGAGGTTTTTCATGAAGGCAAACAGCCCCAAGTCCTAGAAGAATCCATCACCAGCGGCACCACCGAGGACGATTTCCACCAGGGCTACCGCAACCGTTTTCTCGCCACGCCGTGGGACGTGTTCTACCGCCCACCGCTGAACCATCCCAAACCACGCATCCTCGGCAGCCAAAGCGCCGTGGTCACCGGCCCCCAAGGCGAAGAGATCCACTGCGACGAATACGGTCGCGTCAAAGTGCAATTCCACTGGGACCGCGAAGGACGAGGCGACGACAAAAGCAGTTGCTGGCTGCGTGTTTCCAGCAGTTGGGCCGGCGCCCGCTACGGCGGCATCGCCATCCCCCGCGTCGGCATGGAAGTGCTGGTGACCTTCCTCGAAGGCGACCCCGACCAACCGCTGATCAGCGGTTGCCTGTACCACAAGACAAACCCCGCCCCCTACCCACTGCCGGCGAACAAAACCCGCACCGTGTTCAAAACCATGAGTTCACCCGGCGGCAGCGGCTTCAACGAACTGCGCATCGAAGACAAAAAAGGAGCGGAACAAATCTTCCTGCACGCCCAGCGCGATTGGGACGAAAACATCGAACACGACCAGAAAATCCGCGTCGGCAACGAACGCCACGACACCGTCGAGAAGAACGCCTACAGCGAATTCAAGGCCGAGGAACACCACACCGTCCACGCCGACCGCAAAGTCCAGGCGCGGGCAGACGACCACCTCACGGTGGCGATGAATCAGCACGTCAAGATCGGCGCGGGGCAGTTCGTCGAAGCGGGCCGGGAAATACATCTACGCAGCGGGCTGAAGGTAGTGGTGGAAGCGGGTAAGGAGCTGACGCTCAAGGCCGGCGGAAGTTTTATCAAAATCGATGGCAGCGGCGTGTGGGTCAGCGCGCCGGTGACGAAACTGAATTCCGGGGGCAGCCCTGGCAGTGGCACGGGGGCGGCGCCGTTGTTGCCGGGGCAGTTGAAGGCGGCGGATGCGCAAGTGCCGGGGCAACTGCTGGTGCCAGCGCAACGACAAGCCTTGATGCGTATGACGCCGCGCTGTGAGATTTGCGAGCAGACGGCGAAGGAACAAGAACAGAAGGACCGTACGAAGTGAACAACTCCCCACGCGCCAACTTTGTGTTGATGGATGGGGGGTTGCGACCCGACGCCATCAAACAGTTGTACCAACGCGGCGAACCACTTGAGGTCATACCGCTGTACATCGGCACGCGCTGGCAAGCGCTACAGGATTCGGGCCCCCTTCTGATCGCCCTGCAAGGCTCATCAGGCCTCATCAACGACATTCGCCAAAGCGCCTTTGAGCAAGCCGATGCCAGCCTGCTTTACAGCCGCGCGTCCATGCATGCCATTGCGGAGCATCTCAGGCGTTTTATCGCGCCGTCGGACGTACTGGGAGGCGATGGTTTGCTGCGGTTTGCCGACCCGCTGGTGACCCGCGCCTGGCTCGGCAGTTATCAGCGCGAGCACCTGGATGCGGTCCTGGGACCGATTGAAGCCTGGTACATCCCGGAAATCCACCACTCCTGGGAGCCTGCGCAGCCCTTTGAATGGCTAAGTGTGCTGCGCGCTGCCGCACCGCCTGAATGGGTAAATGCCTACGCCCAACTGGGAGAGGCCCAGTTGGCCGCGCTCGACCAAGCTGCCCGCTGGCGGTTTATGGAACGTGTGAACCGACGTCTTGAACAAAACCACCCAGCACTCATGGCCACGCTGGACAGCCGTACCCGCACGCAATGGTTCGCGCAACGGCTGGATGAAGCTGAAACCTGGGGCCTGTCCAGCGAACGCAGCCTGACCATCTGGACCGAGTACAGCCTGCGTTGGGGGCCAGGTTTCACCTTGCGTCCCAATACCCCCTATCAACAGTGGCTTGCCGGCACGCCCGGAGCCCTCAAGCGTGCTCCAGAGTTGCGTATCCAACAGATGGATAACGACTGCCTGGCCATCGAGATCAACGAGGAAGTGTGATGAGTCCACCCGCAACCCCCGCCCAACTCAGACAGGCCTACCGCAACCAGGAATTCCAGAACGTCTCCATGACCCGTGGCCAGTGCCCGTTGATGCAAAAGGAAGTGGCGATTTTCCCGGTGCGATATGCCCTGGATGAGTCACCGGAAAAAGGCAGCGCCCAAGGCCCCCATCCGCTGCCCGCCAACTGGTCCGGCAGTACCTTGCCGCCCTTGAAAAGCCGCAGTTACACCCTGCGCCAATTGCGCGACGGTTGGGTGTATGTGTGGGACAGCAGCGCCAAAACCCTGCATGAGTATGAGGTCCAGGGGGAAATGTTCATCCCTCACACCTGGCCCGACAACGACGACCCCGACCATCCGGGAGCGGCCCGTCCTTACCTGCTCTACCCCCGCGACAGCCAACTGCATATCGCCTATTCCCCCGTGCAATGGACCCTGCGCCTGTGCGAGCTGATACGCAGCCACGAACCCCAGCAGACCCAATGGATGCGCAAGGTCGACCTGCCGGCCTACTGCACCCAGGCCCACATCGACCACGGCGCGCCCATCACCGAACTGGGCGACAGCGTGGCGGACATCCTGGCCTGGGGCGAAACGGCCCCGACCTTCACCAGCACGCTGTTACCCACCCAGCCAACCAGCGCCGACGCGCCGTTCAAGCCGGCCTTCGAGGCCGCCCTCGTGCGCGGCAGGGTTCCGGCGCAGGACACCGCCCTGTTCGTCGCGCTGGACGACCCCTTGGCGCTGGTCGACGACCTGAACATGAACCTGATCGGGCGGCTCATGGAGCAAAGCCAGTTCGAGGCCCTGCACCAACACACCCTGCAAAGCGCCTTTGCCGTGCAGAACTTATGCGGCCTCGACGTCAAAGCATTGATTCCAAAGGCCATCACTGACCCCCTTCAACGCCAGGCCTACACCGACGACCTGTACATGCTGCTGGACGCCCATGATCAAGTACAGCGCGGCAAGGACCATGTCCCGGGCTTTGAATCCAACCTGGCCGAGTGGGCGGGCGCCTCGATCATGAGTGCTGCCCACCAACGTTTCATTGCCCGATGGGGAACACTGCCCGAGCCAACGGCCTGGCGCACCGCGCTCGATGAATGGTACGCCAGACGTTTGTGGCGCGAGGATGTGCGGTTCGATGAAGTGCAGCAGTACCTGAGCCAGACCACCCGCGAAGCCTTGCAGTTGCAGCAACATATCCAACGCAGTGAAGCCGACCTGATCACCTGGCTCGATCAACTGGCCCCCCACGCCGAAGCCGTCTACCACGACCCGTGCGAGGCCGGTCAAGCCAGCCTGTTGATGGAAACGGCCCACGCCCTCTACACCGCACTGGGTAACGCCGAGGCCGGGCAACAGTGGTTGTGCGCGCAAGCCGAAACGCCGACCCGCCTGTTTGGCCTGGCACTGTTCAACTTCAACCCGGAAATCGCCGCGTTGATCAGGCAAGTGACCCACAACTTCAGCGCCACCGGCAGCCTCGACGCCCTGGGCCGCGAGGGCGATGGCACTTCCCCAGCCCTGTCGCCCACCTCCGCCGGCGACGCCACCAGCCTCGCCACCCGCAGCACCGAAATCAAAGCCGTGTTCGACCTCGAGACGGTCAAGCACAGCGCGGTCTATCAGGCCATGAGCAGCGTCGCCAAAGCCACCATGAACACCCTGATCGACGTCGCCAACGACCACGCCCGCTATGCCTGGCACAGACTGAGCAGCGCGTTGTTACCGGCGATGAAACAGCACCTGGCACTGACCCTCGCCGCCACCCAGGTATTGTTCTCCACCGAAATCGCCAGCTCGACCCAACTGACCTTCAACCCCACCTACCAGCGCGACTTCCAGGCATGGCTGCGAGAAGTGAAAGCCTTGCACGACAAAATCGACATCGCCCGCCAAATCCTCAGCCGTCCCGGCCACGCCCACAACCACCGCACCGCGCGCCACGCCCTGCAAAACCACGAAGCGCAACTGAAAATCCTCTGGCTGGACCGCCCCAATCAAATCACCGCCAAAGCCTCCGGCAGCACACGCCTGGGTATCGACCCGTGGACAATCAACACATGGCTCGCCGACCTGGGGCCATCGGAAGTGAAGGCCCAACTGAAAGTAGCCGGAACCCACGCCTACAGCGTCCGCACCCACGCCTGGATAAACCAGAACCTGGGCAACGCCCTGCCGGTTTTACTGGTGGGCTTGAACCTGTGGAACCTGTTCGAAAGCGCGAACAACGCCGCGAACGACGGGCGGTTTACGGCACAAGAATGGCGGGTGATGGGCGCGAATGCGGCGTATACGGCGAACGCGATTGCGGCGTTGTGGGTGGGGCCGGCTTGGAGTCGGGCGGGGAAGATGGTGGCTGAGGCTGGTAGTAAGACTTTTAGTCTGGCTCAAGCGGGATATACCGAATGGTTAAACGAAGCCAAAGCAGCTTCACGTGGTAGCGCTCAAGCGGCGGTTGCGAACGAGTTTGCAGCAGCCTCGAAAGGATTGATTTTACGGACTGTGACTTGGGCGGCTTTTGGGGCGATTGCGGCGGGGTTGGAGGCTTGGCAGATTTCCGAGGATGCCAGCTCGGCCACCAGTGAAGAGGAAAACACATTACTTTGGGCGAAGTTCGGTGTGGTGTTCGGAATGTCTTTTATTGCTACAGGCCAACTCGCCGGTGCAGTCCTGGGCACTTTGTTCAGCTTCTCCTGGGTGATGTCCACCCCCGTGGTTATCATCGTGGCAGTTCTCGGAATTGCCTATTTGCTGATCTCCATGGAGGCCAACCGCTACAAACGCGAAGGGCTGCGCCTATGGTTATACCGCTGCAATTGGGGACGCGGAGCAGAACCTAAATGGCTGGGCGACGAGGGGCATAAAAAACAGACGTACGCCTTACTGGAAACCCTGCAACGCCCCAGCGTTTTGGCAAGAGCCTTGTATCACGGTGGCGGTAGTACGCCGAGAAAATGGCTGGGGTTCTGGGTCCAGATCCAGTTGCCTATTGCGGTGGCGGGCGAAGAAGTGACCTTGCAACCAGCCATGATCGAGACCACGTTTTTGCGTTCCGAGAATAGGCTGCGAGCCATGCCCATTGGTTTTTACGAACAATTTCTCAATGGCAATTGGGTTGATCCAACACAGCTTGGACAACTGCCCAACGGCCCCGGCGGCAAACCCAATCCGGCCGATTTCACTTATACCAAAACCGAACAACACCGACTTTGGCAAGTGTGGATTGGCACACCTATAGACGATCCCATCCTTGAACTCGAGATCAAGTATCCGCCTGGGGTGCTTCAACGAGGGGATGGCCGCGGTTATATATTTCGGGTGGCGCTTGGATGGTCCACAAGTGAAGCAGACCGGCTTAACACTGCCTTTAGTGGTGAACTAAAAGAAGAAGATGGCATTGTACTTAGCCAAAAAGCGACACAGCCACTAAAACTAATCCCTCCAGAAAAACCAATTAAATGAACGAGTTCCATTATGCTTAATTTCAACAAAGCACTTGACCTGCCGCCACAACTCCAGTGGAAGTATGCAAATGAGTTAGAACTGATGGAGTGGACAATTCGCGCAAGAAATTACAACACGTTCGCAGCCAATTCAATTTTTTACTTCATGGCCGCACTTATATTGGGAGGATCGTTCATCATGTATTCGGTATACGAAGGAATGAGCCAGCCATGGCGAACACTGTCGTGCATATTCTTCTTTATCTTTATTTTATTCACGATTTCGTGCATGACTCACCAACGAATGAATTTCGCCTATCGTTTTACCCGCTCAGGAATAGAGTGCTGCGAATGGAAAGACTTCCCAAAGTGGGCATTAACATTCCTGAAATGGTTTTCCGGGATCGCTGTAATTATTTTTATTTATTTGGCGACCATTGACCCGACATTCTTGATTGGTGCTCTGATTGGACCCGGTAGCATGGGGTTGATGTATTTGTCGATGGCACACTCTAAAACCTACCAACAGATGCAGACGCAATACCATCACTTGATGTATGAATGGAAAGATTTCACACAACTAGCAATTGCAACCAATAGAGAAGTAGTGGACTTGAAATTTTGTCACTTTGATCCACGCCTTGGGCGAATAGTGAAATGGAATCTCAATATCTTCTGCAAACGCAAACAAAAAGAAGCGGTAGCAAACTTCATCAAACCCTATCTATCTCCGGACGTACCGTTCATCAAGGCAAAGGTAAATGTCCCCATGAGCACTGACTAATTGCGCTCCGAGAATAGACTGCGAACCATGCCCATTGGTTTTTACGAGCAATTTCTCAATGGCAATTGGGTTGATCCAACACAGCTTGGACAACTGCCCAACGGCCCTGGCGGCAAACCCAATCCGGCCGACTTCACTTATACCAAAACCGAACAACACCGACTTTGGCAGGTGTGGATTGGCACACCTATAGACGATCCCATCCTTGAACTCGAGATCAACTATCCGCCTGGGGTGCTTCAACGAGGGGATGGGCGCGGTTATATATTTCGGGTGGCGCTTGGATGGTCCACAAGTGAAGCAGACCGGCTTAACACTGCATTTAGTGGTGAACTAAAAGAAGAAGATGGCATTGTACTTAGCCAAAAAGCGACACAGCCACTAAAACTAATCCCTCCAGAAAAACCAATTAAATGAACGAGTTCCATTATGCTTAATTTCGACAAAGCACTTGACCTTCCGCCACAACTTCAGTGGAAGTATGCAAATGAGCCAGAACTGATGACATGGTCAATCCGCGCGCGCAACTACAACACATTTGTTGCCAATCTAATGTTTTCATTTATGGCTACCGTAATACTCGGAGCAACATTGATTATGTACTCGGTTTACGAGGGCATGAGTCAATCCTGGCGTATATCTTCGTGCATTTTCTTTTTCTCTCTCATGTTACTTGTTCTTCTGAGCGTTACTCACCAACGAATGAATTTCGTCTATCGCTTCACCCAATCAGGAGTGGAGTATTGCAAGTGGAAAGACTTCCCTAAATGGGCATTAACGTTCTTAAAATGGTTTACTGGTATCACAGCAGTCATTTTTATCTTTCTGGCGACTCTCGACTCTACATTTTTAATAGGCGCACTGATAGGCCCGGGAGGCATGGGCTTGATGTATCTATCCATGGCGAATTCCAAAAGTTTCCAAGAGATGCACACTGAATATCACCACCATACATTCAAGTGGGAAGAGCTCACTCAACTCGCCATCGCAACCAACAGAGAAGTAGTTGACTTAAAATACAGCATAACGTTAAAGGGAAACGACTATAAGACTAACTGGAGCCTCAATGTTTTTTGCGAGCGCAAGCAAAAAGAAGCCGTAGCCAACGTTATTAGACCGTATCTATCTCCGGGCGTACCGTTCATCAAGGCCAAGGTAAATGTCCCCATGAGCACTGACTAATCACTGTGGCGGGCAAAGCGGTGACCTTGCGACGAGCCATGATCGAGACCACGTTTTTGCGCTCCGAGAATAGGCTGCGAGCCATGCCCATTGGTTTTTACGAGCAATTTCTCAATGGCAATTGGGTTGATCCAACACAGCTTGGACAACTGCCCAACGGCCCCGGCGGCAAACCCAATCCGGCCGACTTCACTTATACCAAAACCGAACAACACCGACTTTGGCAAGTGTGGATTGGCACACCTATAGACGATCCCATCCTTGAACTCGAGATCAAGTATCCGCCTGGGGTGCTTCAACGAGGGGATGGGCGCGGTTATATATTTCGGGTGGCGCTTGGATGGTCCACAAGTGAAGCAGACCGGCTTAACACTGCCTTTAGTGGTGAACTAAAAGAAGAAGATGACATTGTACTTAGCCAAAAAGCGACACAACCACTAAAACTAATCCCTCCAGAAAAACCAATTAAATGAACGAGTTCCATTATGCTTAATTTCGACAAAGCACTTGACCTTCCGCCACAACTTCAGTGGAAGTATGCAAATGAGCCAGAACTGATGACATGGTCAATCCGCGCGCGCAACTACAACACATTTGTTGCCAATCTAATGTTTTCATTTATGACTACCGTAATACTCGGAGCAACATTGATCATGTACTCAGTTTACGAGGGTATGAGTCAATCCTGGCGTATATCTTCGTGCATTTTCTTTTTTTCTCTGATGTTACTTGTTCTTCTGAGCGTTACTCACCAACGAATGAATTTCGCCTATCGCTTCACCCAATCAGGAGTGGAGTATTGCGAATGGAAGGACTTTCCCAAATGGGCACTGACCTTTCTAAAATGGTTTACCGGGATGATGGCAATAATTTTCATCTACCTGACAACTATCGATCCGACATTTTTAATTGGCGCGCTAATAGGTCCTGGCGCGATGGGGTTAATGTACTTATCAATGGCAAATTCCAAGACCTATCAGCGCATGCAAACAGAATATCATCATCATTTTTTACACTGGAAAGAACTGACAAAATCAACAGTCGCGACCAATAGAGTCATGATGGAACTTGAGTATAGCGTACCGCAAGAGGGCTCCATTTACATGACCATAGGGCGCCAATATATATTTTTCACACCAAAAGACAAAGAGCGCGTCACTCAGCTTATCAAGAATAACTTACTACCAGGTACACCCTACGTGTTCGGCAAAGTAGATGTACTAAACTGATCTTATGCCTTGGCCATATGAAGATCAGACCATGCGCAAGTGCCCTGCCAGGAAACTTAACCCCGCAGACCTCACTTGTGCGAACACCGAACAACATCGACTTTGGCAGGTGTGGATTGGCACACCTATAGACGATCCAATCCTTGAACTCGAGATCAAGTATCCGCCTGGGGTGCTTCAACGAGGGGATGGCCGTGGTTATATATTTCGGGTGGCGCTTGGATGGTCCACAAGTGAAGCGGACCGGCTTAACACTGCCTTTAGTGGTGAACTAAAAGAAGAAGATGGCATTGTACTTAGCCAAAAAGCAACACAACCATTAAAACTAATCCCCCCAAAAAAACCAATTAAGTGAACGAGCCCTATTATGTTTAATTTCAGCAAGCCACTTGACCTGCCGCCACAGCTCCAATGGAAGTATGCAAATGAGCCAGAACTGATGACATGGACAATCCGTGCGCGCAACTACAATACGTTTGTAGCCAACGCAATGTTTTGGTTCTGCTTCATCGCCATAACAGTCGGCTCCATTTTTTTATATCGAGACACGAAAGAATATCTAGTCTTCAACACAATATCAACTCTACTATTTTTCATTATCGTCAATACAGCTTTAATATCAATGACCCACCAACGAATGAATTTCGCCTATCGCATTACTCGTTCAGGAATTGAATACTGTGAGTGGAAAGACTTTCCAAAATGGGCACTGACATTCCTAAAATGGTTTTCTGGAATTACAGCAATCATCTTTATATTTCTGGCGACCCTTGATCCTGCATTTTTAATTGGAGCACTAATAGGTCCTGGGGGAATGGGGTTAATGTATCTATCTATGTTAAATTCCAAAAGCTATCAAGAGATGCATACTCAATACCACCACTATGCATTCAAATGGGAGGAGATCACTCAACTCGCCATTGCAACCAATAGAGAGGTAGTCGATTTAAAATACAGTGTCACTCAAGAAGGAAATGACTTCAAAACCAACTGGAGCCTCAATGTTTTTTGCAAACGCAAACAAAAAGAAACGGTAGCAAACCTCATCAAGCCCTATCTATCCCCCGGCGTACCCTTCATCAAAGCCAAGGTAAATGTCCCCATGAGCACTGACTAATGGCTATAACAACGGACCTCAAAAGCAAACGCACGCCTCACTGCCCCCCATACGGGAATTAACCTACACGACAACCGCCGTAACCCCACGGGCAATCCCGTGCGCCGCTGGATTCATCCCGCCAATCAGATGAAGCCAAGGCCCACTTGACGATGGGCCATCACCGCCCGGTATAAAAAAACAACACGCTTATTTCAATTCAAAATAAAACAAACATTCGTCACTCCTTATAAAGCATTCCAGGATTTATCCTATTTACCTTTCCACCTGAACCTCACTATCAACCTCTTCACTATAAATCACTCATTTACCAACATTTTCCTACAGCATTCCGGCACGTAACTACTTTAAGCCCACAGGACAATTTTTATAATCTGCGCTCTTCTGATCGGCGTCTGTACGCGGACCTTTCTACAGTGAAGTCATAACGATAATGGAGCTGCATCCGATGTCGGCCTTCGTCCACAGGGAACATGAAACAGAGATCTCACTCATCGAAGGCCCGGATATTGAACGCACACTTAACAGCACCGCCGCCCTGAACATTGACATTTTGTTGCTGGGTGAAACCGGCACGGGCAAGGATACGTTGGCTCAACGGGTTCATCGTTTATCGGGACGA
It encodes:
- a CDS encoding T6SS effector BTH_I2691 family protein, which encodes MSPPATPAQLRQAYRNQEFQNVSMTRGQCPLMQKEVAIFPVRYALDESPEKGSAQGPHPLPANWSGSTLPPLKSRSYTLRQLRDGWVYVWDSSAKTLHEYEVQGEMFIPHTWPDNDDPDHPGAARPYLLYPRDSQLHIAYSPVQWTLRLCELIRSHEPQQTQWMRKVDLPAYCTQAHIDHGAPITELGDSVADILAWGETAPTFTSTLLPTQPTSADAPFKPAFEAALVRGRVPAQDTALFVALDDPLALVDDLNMNLIGRLMEQSQFEALHQHTLQSAFAVQNLCGLDVKALIPKAITDPLQRQAYTDDLYMLLDAHDQVQRGKDHVPGFESNLAEWAGASIMSAAHQRFIARWGTLPEPTAWRTALDEWYARRLWREDVRFDEVQQYLSQTTREALQLQQHIQRSEADLITWLDQLAPHAEAVYHDPCEAGQASLLMETAHALYTALGNAEAGQQWLCAQAETPTRLFGLALFNFNPEIAALIRQVTHNFSATGSLDALGREGDGTSPALSPTSAGDATSLATRSTEIKAVFDLETVKHSAVYQAMSSVAKATMNTLIDVANDHARYAWHRLSSALLPAMKQHLALTLAATQVLFSTEIASSTQLTFNPTYQRDFQAWLREVKALHDKIDIARQILSRPGHAHNHRTARHALQNHEAQLKILWLDRPNQITAKASGSTRLGIDPWTINTWLADLGPSEVKAQLKVAGTHAYSVRTHAWINQNLGNALPVLLVGLNLWNLFESANNAANDGRFTAQEWRVMGANAAYTANAIAALWVGPAWSRAGKMVAEAGSKTFSLAQAGYTEWLNEAKAASRGSAQAAVANEFAAASKGLILRTVTWAAFGAIAAGLEAWQISEDASSATSEEENTLLWAKFGVVFGMSFIATGQLAGAVLGTLFSFSWVMSTPVVIIVAVLGIAYLLISMEANRYKREGLRLWLYRCNWGRGAEPKWLGDEGHKKQTYALLETLQRPSVLARALYHGGGSTPRKWLGFWVQIQLPIAVAGEEVTLQPAMIETTFLRSENRLRAMPIGFYEQFLNGNWVDPTQLGQLPNGPGGKPNPADFTYTKTEQHRLWQVWIGTPIDDPILELEIKYPPGVLQRGDGRGYIFRVALGWSTSEADRLNTAFSGELKEEDGIVLSQKATQPLKLIPPEKPIK